The sequence AAAGAGTAGGCACGACTGTGTAACAAGAGCAGATCATGGTTGGATTTTCAGCAGACGATGTAGCAGATAAACTCAATCACAGAGGGGGAACCCTCCGCACCCCCACCCAGAAAAAAGAGGAACTGCGTGactagagggtgtttggcttgGCTTATTAAGAACATGTTATAAGTCCATACATCTTGtaacatatttttagatatgaGCTTCtaaaatgtttaaatttatataagcGTGAATAAGAACATGCCTAAAAAgatcttataatattttatatttattttaaaataaactcttgaaatattttaataaaataagatgacaGAATTTATAATGTGCCAATAACgatcatttaatataataaaagaaattaaggagTTTGTTGAAACTTTAAAGATAAGATGGGATTTCTTAGAGTCTTCTAAGTAGCTTTATGTTtagattttataagttatttacACTTTTCAATGAAAGGTTTTTTGTTGctggaaatatatttttaagagttTATATGCTACCCAAACAACACGTCagtgattataaaattttttatggttcttccaaaattaaatataaatttagaagaCAAACTTCCGTCCTGTTCAGGACATGTGCGTATATTTAGAAAAGCTGGTGCCATCCTAATCCCTCCTATCAACAAACGTGTCCCAATTTGGACTTATTTGTCCCAACAATCCTAACTGTCTGTCAACCCCCGCACCCCAATGAACACCACCACtgccttctctctctctctctaaaattgGGTAGCTCTCCGCAGTGAAAAAATGCTGTCTTAATGTGCATATTTTTCCTTACAAATATGGCACTCTGATCCCACGACACATATGGGCTCAAGGAGAGCAAAGAGCACATCAATCCCAGACAGACCTACTACATGCATTCAAACTTCAATTAAGGACAACATAAACACTGCATTTCTTGTACTAGAAAAGGCATCTAATATGCATAACGACAATAAAAGCGCAAAAAAGGATGAGACCACCAAAAGAATGGAACCACAATAATCACACACAGAATTCTGGGCTAGTATTTCTTAATCATTCATGCTTATATCAAACATATTGTGGTTTTAAGCAGCAGATAAAAAACTAATGACAGCGTAACATCGCAGAAATTGCTATATCCCAAGTATGAACCTTCTCCCTCCAGGCGGTAAGTTCTTCACATGCAGGCTTTTCGCTCCCGCCACATCCTTGAGGGAAATTGCTATACCACAAGTATGAACCTTCTTCCTCTAAGCCAAAAAATTCTTCACATGCAGGCTTTTCTCTCCTCCCTCCCTCCACATCCTTGAGGGATACGAAGGCTATATCCCAAGTATGAACCTTCTTCCTCCAATCAGTAACTTCTTCACTTGCAGGCTTTCCGCTCCCACTACATCCTTGAGGGATATGAAGCTCAACGCATGTGCAGTAACCTCAGTTTTCCAAGGTCCCATTGACCTCAATTCCCTGAAAGTTCTTTTCCGAGGACTAAAAGAAACAAGCGACTCAGAACTGGATATAAACCACAGATCCCCATTGCTAAACAACTTAATGGGCCGATGCAAATCCTCGACTCGCAACTTACAGTAGAATTTCATGTCGATGCTGAATTCTTTTGACCATGATTCCTTAACTCCATATTCTCTCATTACCCAAACCTCAAACTCGACATCCTCGCAAATGTAGCAGATGCAGAGACAGTCTCTTAGGACCCCGATGTTGATCCAAGAAACCTTATTCATATACTGTACACTGAAGTGCGCTGGTGGTGGGACTACCTTGAACTTTTCCTTCTCCAGGTCAAATGAAGTTATAAGCTCAGAAGGTCTATTGCTATTGGTTATCCAATGAAGACAGCCATTGAGGAACGGATCAAACGAAGTTCGGTTCGGACAGGGGGGATTCTCGATCCTTCTCCATGAATCTGAACCAAGTGTGTGTACATCGGCCACCATTCTTTTTGAGTCTATGGAGTTCAGAGGATCAACAGATGTCAGATGCATGAAACTGATAATCTTGTACTGCTTCGTCCTTGGACTATAACCAAATCCAGAATGGTTGGCATAAGTACAATGTGGAGCTGATAAAGTTAGTTGAGGAAGCTTTATACATTCGCCAAGTATAGGGTTGGTAATACCATAGAAAGGCCTTGGTGAcgaatcaaaatataaacatagtAGTCCGTTACATGAACCAACAAGAGTAAGTCGTTGTGTACGAAAACTGAAATCTGCATTCAGCTTACTTAACATAGGAAGCCCACGATTTAAATACGAAGGAGTATCTTGGTCAGCACTGCTGCATGAAGACAAAGTCGATTCACTAAGATCAAATGTAAAGAAGTGAAGAGCTCCCCATTTCCCAATGTTCTCTTGAAGAACCAGGTTAGTTGTTAAGGTAGGTGCTCTGGCAAGATGTACTTTAGAGAAATACGGATCCTTGACTAGTTTGAGAAACATCTTGCAAACACATTTACAGCGAAGTATGTTCATCAGAGGAAGCCTTGAAAGAATATCACATATTATGTGGACAGGCAGCTCAAGTAGAGGGGAAAACAGTGTACTGGTTGATTCTTCAGTATTAATGAACTGCTTATCACCTATCAAGTTGCCCCCTCTCTCTTCACTAACCATAACGGTTTCAAACCGTCTTTTGCATCCCTGCAACACCATTCTACAGACCGATGAAGAAGTCTGCATCAAAAAGAGagcaaagaaatcaaaatcattgaaattaagaaataaaccTCGCAGAAATTCCAGCATGAAATTAGAACCCGAAGTAGCTCAATATCCATTAGAACTTTGATTATGTCAAATAGTGCATGAATGAttagatcaaaataattatagctCATGAACCActtaattatagcaaatttttaactatataggAAGGAAAGAACCACATGCAGGAccataacaaaattttgaaatgctGATATGTAATGTAATCATGCTACTTGCGTATTAAACTTTATGAATAGACCTCGAATTTGATCCAACAAGAGCACAAACAAAAACATTTTTAACCTACTACGGAAAAGATGGCCCCTCTATGCCTGAGTGGATTCAGATGCTCCTAGATCGCCCCAACAACCAACAACTAGGTAAAGgggaacaaagaaaaaaagacatgGCAAACAAAAGATTTCATTTATAGCTTCTCAGTTCTCATTTCTGTCCTTGACAGACCTACTACACGTTATTcaccagaaaaataaaaataaaaataaaaataaagtataaattataacctTCCAGCCTATAGGCTGCACAATTAAGCAGAGGAGGGAGGGGGCTAATGAAACAGTCCAAAGAAGAAGTGAGTAGCCGAAATTCCacctaaaaaatttaaagggtCTCTGGGTTTAGCGCAATGCACAAAGACATTACACCATAGCATGTTTCCCAAATGATCAGAAAGCACGAAGGCTAATGAGAACTTGCTTAAATGAAGTAAATCTACAAGAATAAAGCTAGTCAGTCAGAGGTGAACCAAGCAACCATCAACTAAAAAACcaaccaagaaaaaaaaaagaaaaaatgataagGTTTAGAAGCCAAATCTATTAAATacaatcctttttttttcttggtacGATGTTAAATACAATcctgataaatatatatatatgtgtgtgtgtgtttgtgtgtgtgtgtgtgtgaagtAATCTATAAAAGATTCATTCTCATCTTGGAAATCCAAAATTCAGTCAATTGCATGTCCCACAATCATTTTCGCATCTTGAACAGTTCGAATTCAAATCGGCAGACTCCGAAAGTCTCATCCgccaaaattacaaaaatctcaTCCGTGCCATCGAAACTGGGCCATAATCCAGACAAGTTAACGCCAAGAAAAAAGACCATGATCTGAGGTGTTCAATTTCACAATCCCCCAATTTCAAAATCCAGATCACGCGATCTTGACCGCAAAATTGACACCGGAAAACACACCGTACGCATGATTGGAGTAGAGAGATACTTGAAAAAGATGCAAGTACCTGTGATAACAGCGAGGAAAGAGGAAACCCTTCCCTGTTTTGCTTCGTTTTCAGCGCTTAGTACTTTTaccagagagagagagagagagagattccAGAGAGAGAAATGATTGAATAGTACCACatagagagagacagagaggtaAGAGGGGTAggtacataaaaatatacataaaatacattttacccccctcaattatatcaaatatcttATTCACCCCctaatttaatatgtataacATTTAccatcttaaaattaaaattttttacaaaactgCCCTTacactatatacatatagaatacacaaatattatttactattttacgccttatattctctttaattaaaataaatatatctaaagTATAttaccttttttaatttacattttaaagACTAATTATTAAGTGAGAAACGAacgattataaattaataatatcgaACTCAAATAGGCcgttcttattttttattttaatttaattaagcaaacTTTTtaggtaaaaattataaccacCTTTATcttttagatatatatttctaaaaaattaaataaaagtatgggtatttatttttcccgaaaatgatttattaaaattatctttgtcaaaatttagtttaaaaaatatatatataatatttttttaagatcaagtagtcaaattaatatttttttatctctaatatttgttgtgtatttatcatattcatttg comes from Sesamum indicum cultivar Zhongzhi No. 13 linkage group LG10, S_indicum_v1.0, whole genome shotgun sequence and encodes:
- the LOC105172496 gene encoding F-box protein At3g07870-like, producing MVLQGCKRRFETVMVSEERGGNLIGDKQFINTEESTSTLFSPLLELPVHIICDILSRLPLMNILRCKCVCKMFLKLVKDPYFSKVHLARAPTLTTNLVLQENIGKWGALHFFTFDLSESTLSSCSSADQDTPSYLNRGLPMLSKLNADFSFRTQRLTLVGSCNGLLCLYFDSSPRPFYGITNPILGECIKLPQLTLSAPHCTYANHSGFGYSPRTKQYKIISFMHLTSVDPLNSIDSKRMVADVHTLGSDSWRRIENPPCPNRTSFDPFLNGCLHWITNSNRPSELITSFDLEKEKFKVVPPPAHFSVQYMNKVSWINIGVLRDCLCICYICEDVEFEVWVMREYGVKESWSKEFSIDMKFYCKLRVEDLHRPIKLFSNGDLWFISSSESLVSFSPRKRTFRELRSMGPWKTEVTAHALSFISLKDVVGAESLQVKKLLIGGRRFILGI